TAAGCCCACCCTTAGTTTTACAAAAATCACAAGGGATGATAACAGCCTCGTGGAAATCCAAACCAAGGGGTACCGCGAACGCCTAAAAAATGGACGCGAAAAAGGCCCGATCATCAAGCACCCTAAAAATGGTCATGACAGAAGCCCagtcaccgagcgcctcgagcaCCACCCTCAAGATAGCTCTAGATCCGATAGGTGAAAGGACCAGTACGAACACTCCCCCCAAAAGTCGGGGAGTGTTCTGCCGAAGAGAAAAGATTACGAAAGATTAGACGATCTCATCCCAAAGAAGCGTTCCGCGATCGAGCGTCCAGACGGTCCCGACCGTTcaatccgacctcatcgcgacaCCCGACTCGAGAGACTCACGACCTTTCCATTTACAAGAGAGATCGATTCAATCAACAACCTCcccacccgaggcggttacccgagcgtacccTCCACGCTCTaacttggaggccaagcaaagcaaggcctataaatagaaagggactctaacctagagaggtatgtcattctaccctaaccctagacctatacACTTCTCCCTACATCTAACTCGATCGTTGGAGGATCactgggctaccacagccctagtgacttgctGCAGGTCAGGCGGCGGGCATGCGAACTGGCGGAGGAAAGAGCCAGAACCGACCTACGGCCAAGATCCCgataaatcgaacccctacaattggcgactctgctggggatctaGCCGCCTTCTCAATGTCCcattccttctttttcccaaaCTCCATTCAAAAAGTTCCTAAACCAAGATGGTGGAAGTTGAAGATCCACATCCCAGCGATAAGACTCTCGGACTCGGCCCCCTTGGAGACCTTCACCTGGGCTGCGGTGGAGCCAACGTCCTAAGAAAAACCACATGTCCATTGGCGTCGAAGCCGGCACCTTGACGCCAGACGGAGGGACGTCCTCCGAACTCCATACTTACATCTGTGACCTGGAGCGAAAAATCAACGACCTCACAATGATCGTGGAGCAAGATAGGCACGTTAGGGACGAGCTGGCAGAGATCAAGCACTTCCTCCAGATCTCCCCATCCCACTCCATTGGAAGCTGTGATGGGCGAAGGAGCCAGCGCAGCCCTCCTCACAGCTGTGGAGGGGCCCCCTGGTGGAGCACCGACCTCGGCTTTCAGCAAAAGATCGCCTCGAACCACCGGAGGAGGCAGGCCATACTTAAAAGGTTGCGCGGCATAGTGAGCGCTCCCGTTCCCCTAACCCCAACCCCAAAGGACATCCTGGGAAGCAATCTGCCTTCGAGAGGCTCGGAGCCAAGAGCgtctccacctcctccacccATTCTGTCAGAATCGGCGAGGGGCACGTTAAGCCCACCCTTAGTTTTACAAAAATCACAAGGGATGATAACAGCCTCGTGGAAATCCAAACCAAGGGGTACCGCGAACGCCTAAAAAATGGACGCGAAAAAGGCCCGATCATCAAGCACCCTAAAAATGGTCATGACAGAAGCCCagtcaccgagcgcctcgagcaCCACCCTCAAGATAGCTCTAGATCCGATAGGTGAAAGGACCGGTACGAACACTCCCCCCAAAAGTCGGGGAGTGTTCTGCCGAAGAGAAAAGATTACGAAAGATTAGACGATCTCATCCCAAAGAAGCGTTCCGCGATCGAGCGTCCAGACGGTCCCGACCGTTcaatccgacctcatcgcgacaCCCGACTCGAGAGACTCACGACCTTTCCATTTACAAGAGAGATCGATTCAATCAAcaacctccccccccccccccaaaaaaaaaaaaaaggattcacccaacccaagtttgccaagtACGATGACAAGTCCGAAGCATACACTCACCTGATACAGTACAAGCACGTTATGTCTCTACTCCTCCGAAATGAGCCCTCAGACGACGCATTCATGTGCAAAGTATTTCTCGCAAGCCTCAAGAACCTGGGCCTCACATGGTTTAACCAACTGCCCGCCCGGTCCAtttcctcgttcgattccctttGCAACGCCTTCATGGCTCGGTTCGTCACCAGCAACAAGCATGAAAAGGAAATCAACTCTCGCCTCGCATTGCTCAAATGAAGCGACGAAACGCTCTGCCAATACGCCAGTCATTACTGGGAGCTTTTTAACGAAATCGAGGGAAGCGACAGAGTTATTTCGGCCCAAGAATTtaagctcggtctcacctcaCAAGACGAGCAGGTATAGGACGATCGACCTGGCTTAGCTCAAACCTGAATCCATGAAAGAGCTCATGACCCGCATTGAAGGATGGTGCCAACTAATCGAGTCTAAGGCCGAGCCAGGAATCAGGAAGCCAGCAAGTCTGAAGGTCTCTGTCGTTTCAGCAGCTGTCTCAGCCGTCGCGCCCGTCCCGACCCCTAAAAAGTAGGTTAATGGCATTAAGCAATCTTCGAAGAAGGGACTGAAGCCGAGCGATTTCAACGCCGAAAAAACCATTTTCACCGTCCCCATCTATCGAATTATTGATCAGGTTAAGGACCAGCCCTACTTCTCCTTCCCGAACCAGAAGCTTGGCACTGAGAATGGGAAGATTAAGAATCCAATCGTCCGATGCAGCTACCATAACGAGCAAGGCCACTTCACCACCGCTTGTAAACCcgtcaaggcctacttggagcagcttgtcGCAAGTGGCCACCTTGGTAATCTCATCAACCATGAAAAAACCAGGGCTCAGGCATAGTGAGCTGAGACCCAAAATGAAGACGAGGTCCAAACAAGCCACGTTATCCACAGTCAACTGAATACCGAGGCTGCGCACACCATCCGTTTCGAGCTCAATGATGCTTCTTCATCCAAACAAGTCATGTTAGTGGGTCCCAAGCCAAAGTGCGCCCAAACCGACGATGGCTCCAAATGGACTATCTCGTTCACCAAGAAAGATCTAGACCAGGTCCAGCTCCCGCACAATgtcgccctcgtggtcacgcttcGCATCAGAACCTTTAACGTTCGACACATCCTTGTTGACCAGGGTAGTTTGGCAGAGGTTATGTATTATTCTCTGTTCAAATACCTGAAGCTCCCAGAGTCtgacctccgtccctccgagGTTCCTCTAATTGGTTTCAACGGGGCTCCGATATGGCCCCTTGGCATGATTACCCTTCCTGTTCGAGCCAGGTCGGTGACACATGATATGGAGTTTGTCGTGGTGGATGTACCTAGCCTTTACAATGCCATCGTCAGGCGCACTTGGCTTCACAAGATGAAGGCTATTGCCTCTACTTATCACCAGGTAGTTCGGTTCATTGGCGCTTATGGACATCGAGAAGACCTTTACAGAGACCATACCGTTGCTAAAAGGTGCTATGTCAACGTTGTCCGAAGCAACAACCAAATGTCTCGGGTCAACCTCATCGAGGTCACCGACGCCCCAGTTCTTGAAGACGTCGGTAGAAGGGCTGACGAAAAGGCAATCAAAGACCTAATCACCGTCCCCATCAACAAGGACAACTCCCGTTTCTTCCTTCTTGGGTCCTCCCTCAGCGATGCCGAATGGGACCAAATGGTTGATTTCCTAAAGTGTAACGTCGAGGTATTTGCCTGGACCCCATACGCGATGCCCGGGATCAACCCCTTGTTCATTTGCCatgagctcaacatcgacaaaaGCAGACATTCGATTGTGCAGCGGGCAAGGCAGTCCTCCCCGGTCCATTCTGAGGTCGTTATCGAAGAAGTCGGCCAACTCCTCAACGCTCGGGTCATCCGTGAAGTTCAGTACCCCAGGTGGTTAGCCAACACCGTGGTTGTTAAGAAAAAGAACGGCAAGTGGTGCGTGTGCGTCGACTATTCAAATCTCAACGATGCCTACCCAAAGGACGTCTTCCCACTTTTGCGAATCGATCAGTTAAATGACGCCACTGCCGGTCATGACCGACTCAGTTTCATGAATGCCTACCGAGGCGATCATCAGATAGCAATGAGCAAAGGCAATGTTGAAAATACAGCCTTCATCACCCCACACGGTATTTTTGGTTATCTCGTCATGCCCTTCGATCTCAAAAATGCCAAGGCTACATTTCAGCAAATGATAACTAAAATGTTCGAATATTTGTTGGGCGACACTATGATGGCCTACATtgatgacatgattgtgaaaAGCATGTTGGCCAGTGATCACCCAGCCCATCTCACTAAGGCCTTCAAGATCCTCATGGATCACAAGCTTCGTATAAATGCGGAAAAATCCGCCAAGTCAGCTCAGGAAAATTCCTCGGTcacctcgtctcccgacgcTGCAACAAAGTAGACCCTGTGCAACTCCTTACAATCAAAAAGCTCTCTGCCCCATACAACAAAAGGAATGTTCAGCGTCTCACTGGCATGGCCGCTGCTCTTAACCAGTTCATTAGCCAGTCCTCCGACAAGTGCCAACCTTTTTTCACTCTTTTGAAAGGTAGCCAGCGTAGTTTCAACTGGACCGAGGAGTGTGACCGCGCGTTGCAACAGCTAAAGGCTTATCTTTTCGAGCCTCCGCTCCTCGTCATACCTTGGGAATAGGAAGACTTGTTTTTATACCTCACCGTCTCCCCCAATGCCAtcagctcggtgctcgtccacCATGAGGGTCGTGACCACCAGCCCATTTACTATTCAAGCAAGACAATGACCCCGGCCAAGACGCGTTTTCCACCTTTGGGGAAGCTCGTCCTCGCCCTTGTTTCGGCCTCTCAGAAGCTCACTCTGTACTTTCAAGCACACCGGATCATAGTTCTCACCGAGTTCCTGCTCAAATTCCTCCTCCGGAAGGTGGACCTTTCCAACCGAATCACTCAGTGGGCTGTGGAACTCGCGAACTTCGAAATTCACTATCAACCCCGAACAGCTATAAAGGCTCAGGCACTTGCTGATTTTCTCACCGAGCTTACACCGAACAATTCCCCCACCCTGGGCCCGACCCTCAATCCCGAAGGAGCACTCCAAGCTAACCCCAGCACCGCCTGGAAGTTGTTCCACGGTGATGTCTGGAAAATCTACGTCGTTGGAGCCTCTAATAGCCGACGTGCCGGGGCTGGGATCGTACTCCTTTCTCCAACCGGCATTCTGCATGAAAGCTCCTTCTCCATCAGCTTCCTAGCCTCAAATAACGAGGCTGAATACGAAGCCCTAATCTTAAGTCTCAAGACCACCGAGGCACTTGGCATTGAAGAACTTGTCGTCTACAGTGACTCCCAACCGGTTGTCAATCAACTCACTAAATAATATGAAGCTTGAAACGAATGCATGCGTACATACCTCAGTTCAGCTATCTGACTCACTAAAAGTTCCAAGGCCATCCGGACCAAACACATTTCTAGAGAGCAAAACGCACACGCTGACGCCCTCACTGGACTTGCCTTGGCATGTTCAGCCTCAGGACCTCGCTCTATTTCCTTCGGCACTATTGACAAACCCAGCTTTGAGCTCGATGTTCTAGATCATGACATCCTCAATATCGAGCTCGGACCAAAATGGATGGATGAGATCCTCAGCTACCTACGGGACGATAACCTCCCCTCCGACAAAAAGGAAGCTCACTGACTCCGCAACAAGGCTACCCTCTTCTAGTTGAATCCCAATGGCAAGCTCTACCGACAGTCCTTTACCGGCCTATACTTATTGGTGGCACACCCACACCAGGTGCTAAACATCATTGAAGAACTTCACGTTGGCGATAGTGGTTGTCACTCGGGAGGTCATTCCCTCACTCACCAAGCCATCACTCAGGGTTATTGGTGGCCCACAATGAAGGATGACTCCGAGGAGTATGTTAAACGGTGCCAGATGTTTTCTCCCATTATCCACCAGCCCGCCCGAGACCTCAGTCCTCTCACCAATCCATGGTCATTCTCACATAGGGGCATGGACGTCGTGGGCAAGCTCCAAGTTGCTCCCCGCAGATTCAAATTTCTACtaactgtagggggatgaaaacaattgatgtttcgaatcaccttggattgcaacggcttattcgtgcctcttcaccggaaccctaattcatcatcggaaccctaatatgcaaaatagacagggggtgagtgcacctttgcctcgcgtggcaaaggccctccaatgccaaagttagtatcacgtactagcaattataccctaattatcagtaggaaagcaatcagaaagcaatgtattgcgtaccttttttctctaggtttacctcatatttatagatttgtgtatgcttgttgcccaagcatccctgtttccataggattcccaactcgtataggaaacccaggatctcaaggattctcgtttcctttatcagtttattggaaaagagtcctttcaggattcttttccattactggccgaacatcccattctcgttgggtatcttttgcAGATCCTTAAaactcgggatctcattcctttactAAATATCACCGTCTCCGAAACCTTCTAGAGCGTTCCTGCCGCCTCATGAATTCAAGGCAACCTCTTTctctgttcggctatctcattgccgaacagtccACATGGACCAATGACTTACATGTATCTGGTCCTCATTATTTATATTTAGAcaaatgacttctcatgtcttttGTCCTTATCAGCCGAACAAACTGCATGGATTAATGATTTCCATATCATTGGTCCTTATCGACGTTCACCACACTGCCCGGCGATAACTCCTGTCAttcttaccacgtgctccctaaatatcacgtgttcggcaactaaatgtatgtgctcgggaatacctccctacaattgctccccagcttcatctatttaccactgttcgggggcaatatatgaagctttagaaacaaaattttatttagaccagactcttctgatcccatgcagtcataatttcaatatttcattgatgccttttggcgcctccgtcattataccatttcggggtaatgactccacgtggcacgtttcgtatgccaatcattaatttcgaactgacgttctttgAAACAGCGTCAGTACGgtctttgctttccgttactttaacctgtaacggcgtaagaggagacgtttcgtctccgtctcttgcccttaacccctgaaagggctccttTTGGTTTTTCACGCAAAACTTaaactctctctagaaaccaggtgAAAATATCCCGCCATCCGCCATCGctgccatctgcaaattcgattgcattccaggaaatcgtcacagtatctttgtaagatcctcgttcttactccatttcttctgcttaggtttccatctgagatctttATTCTTGGATATGcgggtcatttctagggtttcagtcgcacccatttccagtttttactttctcttcgaatatatccatggcggatgataatgataaccctcctagacccagtaagtttaggaaactctgtgaaaccccaactgccatggcggcgtTTAGGACTGAGTATAACGTCCCTAGGaacgtggggctcgaactcgcccctttaggtgcaGACAAAGATGGCGGTTcttgggataggatgtgtatcccaattgtagccattgtcgaaggcggagttTGTTTTCCCCTACACCCATTACTCCGTcaaatcctaaactggtatcgaatcacgccaatgcaggtttcgacCAATTTCTTTAGTTTAGTGATGGGAGTAATAGCCCTGAATAGGATCTTGGGGACCCAACTGggaatttgggacatccaatggtggtatagcattgtgCTAAACCCCGAATACAACAAGTATTATTTCAAAGTTAGGAAAGCAGAccagcgtctcgtgctcaatctgccagactctgctcgtgaccacgagattgATTTCCTCTACGTAACGGGAGCGTTCGAGCCAATAGGGGAGGACGGCCAGGTGGTGGGTttgcattgcccccacatatggggttacccacgtacgcccctaattttgctttgtaattcTTGTTTACTTTCttctcatagcttttctatATGTCTAATTGTACCTTTGAATTTTgctcttgcagctgaaaacgctaacaggcgtccTATACGAGAGtcgagctacgtccgaacagaggacatcaataaaatcttaaaatacACAGGCGTtactggtacccgaacagcaggtcggggtcgtgacactgatatactgctggggtACGACCCTTCGTatagaggggtcattgacagaagacttgcccatcccagcactagtactgcttctacctccacatcaactgctccccaaccacgtatttcaagacttcaagctggtgtTACCGTTGCTGGtcaacctggtgaagttcccatttcagaaggcgtgccGCTTCCTCGTTTAAGACTTAGAAGATCTACGCGTGGACCAGTTTCTGAACAGCAACAGCCCGAACAGCTGGTTTTAGTTCATGATACCTGCCAGTCTTCCTCTTCTGGTTATTCTCCATCACCTCGTGATCCAGGTAGAATGACCCGTCAACCCCTTAACCTAAGCTCTTTACTTACTGTGTCCGCACGAGGTCGAGGTCGGGGGAGGTCAACCGGCCATGCTCCCCCACCACCTCGCCGAACTAGGGGATCTTTGACACGATCCTCCACCTTTCCTCGGGAACTCGATAGTTCCCAGGAGGCTACAGATGCCAATCGAAACAAACGTCCTAGGACTGAGGACTAGAGTACTTCAGCCGGACATGCTGACATAACTAGCAACCAGCCCCCATCTCGAAACTCCCAAACGCTTCCTCAAATATGGGCCCCTCAACTCATAAGGGGAGATTGACCCGTCCatattggggacagtgctagttcttCCGAGACTGCACTAGCACTTGCACAAGGCTTGCTACTACCTGTGGATGTTCAGAAGGAGGCTACATCCTCTCCAGATCGATtggtgtccactggtctcgtcagtggaatcaaggtaataggTCTTTTCTGTACAAGTTACACTCATAGTTGTGTTTCTGGTAGGCTCTTGATTTCTAATAACTACTAGTTGtttgccagtttattcaaaaaatgatgaCGCTGGGTCAAAAACTACAAGAGATTGAATCAGAATGCAATAGGCTTTTAAGAGACAACTGCAAACAATTTCCATGCTTGAGAGGGAAAgggataaagctaaagctgaatTTGAAGCGGCAAAAAGCAAACTCGAAACTGCCGAGGGCAACCTCAGCCAGGCTCTATCTGAAATTGATGGTACAAAGAAGATAGCTTTTGAAGAAGGCTATCAAAAAGGTTTTGACACAGCAACGGCAAGTTATGTGGAACAGATGCCGGGAATTCAGGATCAAATTTGGGCATCCGACTGGGAGGCATGTCTTACTAAATTAGGGGTTGCCGAGGACTTTCCCTTCTTGGTTGACAATGATCTGCCGAGCACTCGTGCCCAGAGCATTCAAGATCAAGCGGAGCATCCTGAAGATGACATTGAGCAACAGATTGAAGAATTCGCCAACACTGAAGGAGAGACCCCAACAGATACTCGTGAAGCTACGACGGAATGTTCACCTGTCCAGGACCCAGCTAATGAACCCATAATTTTGGAGGAGAATCCAATCGAAGATGGTGCCGATACTAAGATCAACACTGACgttccagaggtccagaatgtggactgagtTGGTAAGTATTTGAactgttttgagtttggttgctggtcctgcgtgaccataagcatagtTTGGCCCTGTGTggcaccagtactatcaatactttgttaacacaggtattcggcccttcatGGCATAACCTTTATGTTTTGTTCGGCTACTTTTGTCTTTGCATCTATTCGGATGCAAATATGTTAATcctttaagtatttcgtactttgaccACATGCCTGTTTGTGTATAAGAGTGCAATACTTTAGCAAATCTCGTGAAGCATCTGTGCTTGAACTCTTTCACGTAGTTAGAAACAATCGTTATATGTTTCTAAATTCCTCATACGTTGGAAACCAtataagtatttcatacttgtattgtggaaaatcatacaagtgtttgtagacaccccattctggactgtccagataacgttatttgtcgatcttttatttccccgatgatgattttggtcgagaacagtctgaggataatggtgtgtttgagctttgagcgtcccaaacccatttcaaacctttcaaaccagagccaaacaaccccagcaaaacccaactggcacacgccagtgtattggacgcgtacgccagttagctgccacgtgtcagtcatcgaccgttgacccagttataatcggcgcacgcaggttcatatgtggcgcacgccagtcaattccagtcaaatcaactttattcagccacttgggcgggacttttgtgccaccctgacgtcggtcACAGTAGCCcttgatgattatatcgtccaggcccgttccctctctctcctacaacccccatcaaggcaagtcccatgcatttaatgcatgagaggctcccttcctcctccaaccagccaaacaaggccctagaccaaactgatctcagtcactccccctctatataaactcccctctcacactcttgcaaagggttaccaagttcacaaaagggttggcctcattaagaagaag
The sequence above is drawn from the Rhododendron vialii isolate Sample 1 chromosome 6a, ASM3025357v1 genome and encodes:
- the LOC131328425 gene encoding uncharacterized protein LOC131328425, with product MLVGPKPKCAQTDDGSKWTISFTKKDLDQVQLPHNVALVVTLRIRTFNVRHILVDQGSLAEVMYYSLFKYLKLPESDLRPSEVPLIGFNGAPIWPLGMITLPVRARSVTHDMEFVVVDVPSLYNAIVRRTWLHKMKAIASTYHQVVRFIGAYGHREDLYRDHTVAKRCYVNVVRSNNQMSRVNLIEVTDAPVLEDVGRRADEKAIKDLITVPINKDNSRFFLLGSSLSDAEWDQMVDFLKCNVEVFAWTPYAMPGINPLFICHELNIDKSRHSIVQRARQSSPVHSEVVIEEVGQLLNARVIREVQYPRWLANTVVVKKKNGKWCVCVDYSNLNDAYPKDVFPLLRIDQLNDATAGHDRLSFMNAYRGDHQIAMSKGNVENTAFITPHGIFGYLVMPFDLKNAKATFQQMITKMFEYLLGDTMMAYIDDMIVKSMLASDHPAHLTKAFKILMDHKLRINAEKSAKSAQENSSVTSSPDAATK